A window of Paenibacillus polygoni contains these coding sequences:
- a CDS encoding ammonium transporter, with product MEVIGINSVWVMLGAILVLFMQGGFILLEAGSTRMKNAGHVAGKTIFTVGIVSIVFWAVGYALIFGGQGNALIGWGDYFAFNVTGSSADDIIAPSVMFIFQLAFAAVSMSIAWGGFAERAKLSSYLIFAVLFSVLVYPVIAHWIWGGGWLSEHGDQDFAGSTVVHLTGACAALAATILLKPRIGKYNKDGKPNHMPGHNQVFTTLGVMILWVGWFGFNAGSTLTVEDGSFFGFVAINTQLGAAAGAVAALLVAWAFMGKADVGMMLNGALAGLVAITASCAYVDSWAAIVIGLIAGILVFFSIRFFEKMRIDDPIAALSAHGTAGIWGTLSTGFFATPELVEKLAVGNPGLFYGGGFGQLGVQALGVVTCAIYAFAVSFAILWVMKKTIGIRVSEEEELVGLDLSEHGTYGYPEQLSAEIKKSNLPL from the coding sequence ATGGAGGTCATCGGAATAAACAGTGTTTGGGTCATGCTGGGAGCCATTTTGGTATTATTCATGCAAGGCGGATTCATTCTTCTTGAAGCAGGTTCAACTCGAATGAAGAACGCCGGTCACGTTGCAGGCAAGACGATCTTCACCGTCGGGATTGTATCCATTGTATTTTGGGCAGTGGGTTATGCGCTGATCTTTGGCGGTCAAGGAAATGCACTCATTGGTTGGGGCGATTACTTCGCTTTTAATGTCACAGGCTCTTCTGCAGATGACATCATAGCCCCAAGCGTTATGTTCATCTTTCAGCTTGCTTTTGCTGCCGTATCCATGTCCATCGCTTGGGGCGGTTTTGCCGAAAGAGCAAAATTATCCTCGTATCTCATCTTCGCTGTTCTCTTCTCCGTACTTGTATATCCTGTTATTGCACACTGGATTTGGGGCGGCGGCTGGCTCTCTGAACATGGAGACCAAGACTTTGCTGGTTCCACAGTAGTTCATTTAACAGGGGCTTGTGCAGCTTTAGCAGCAACAATTCTGTTAAAACCACGGATCGGTAAATACAATAAAGATGGTAAACCAAACCATATGCCAGGTCATAACCAAGTCTTTACAACACTCGGCGTAATGATTCTATGGGTAGGCTGGTTCGGATTTAATGCAGGCAGTACACTAACCGTGGAAGATGGAAGTTTCTTCGGATTTGTTGCCATCAATACACAGCTTGGTGCCGCAGCCGGTGCTGTTGCTGCTCTCCTCGTTGCTTGGGCCTTTATGGGAAAAGCGGATGTAGGCATGATGTTAAACGGTGCGCTTGCCGGACTTGTTGCCATCACCGCATCTTGTGCTTATGTAGATTCCTGGGCTGCCATTGTGATCGGCCTGATTGCCGGTATCCTCGTCTTTTTCAGCATCCGCTTCTTCGAGAAAATGAGAATTGATGATCCTATCGCAGCCTTGTCTGCTCATGGTACTGCAGGAATCTGGGGTACACTGTCCACTGGTTTCTTTGCTACTCCTGAACTGGTCGAAAAACTTGCGGTAGGTAACCCGGGTCTATTCTATGGCGGCGGCTTCGGACAGCTGGGCGTTCAGGCACTCGGTGTTGTTACATGCGCAATCTACGCCTTCGCAGTATCCTTCGCAATTCTATGGGTCATGAAGAAAACGATCGGTATTCGCGTATCCGAAGAGGAAGAACTCGTTGGTCTTGATCTGAGTGAACACGGAACATATGGATACCCAGAGCAACTCTCCGCAGAGATCAAAAAATCAAACCTCCCCCTCTAA